One genomic segment of Ancylobacter sp. IITR112 includes these proteins:
- a CDS encoding glycosyltransferase family 8 protein translates to MIVATATDTAYVELTAVLLASLADKAGPEVSAVCVFCDRVSPQDKQRLAASYGRPDLRFIDIDDDMVRHFATGPVNNHLSRTAYARILMPLTLAEATGRLLYLDCDTLVAASLAPLATLPMEGFALAAVDDIARLVPQRHITRNRAIGLPDEMRYFNSGVLLIDLDAWRRERLTERTLDFIASRPSLPMMDQDALNGALRGAWLALDESWNLHQRLEKGVYKADPAIWEDAKIIHFIGQVKPNYTDCNHPRRDLFMAYRAHTPFANAPLKTKLGRKVEKRARKLRRFFGKLKRRLFGA, encoded by the coding sequence TTGATCGTCGCCACCGCTACCGATACCGCCTATGTCGAACTGACCGCCGTGCTGCTGGCCTCGCTCGCCGACAAGGCGGGCCCGGAGGTGAGTGCGGTCTGCGTGTTCTGCGACCGCGTCTCGCCACAGGACAAGCAGCGTCTCGCCGCCTCCTATGGCCGGCCGGATCTGCGCTTCATCGACATTGACGACGACATGGTCCGCCATTTCGCCACCGGGCCGGTGAATAATCATCTCTCGCGCACCGCCTATGCCCGCATCCTCATGCCGCTGACGCTGGCCGAGGCGACGGGGCGGCTGCTCTATCTCGATTGCGACACGCTGGTCGCCGCTTCGCTGGCGCCGCTGGCCACCCTGCCGATGGAGGGTTTCGCGCTGGCGGCGGTGGACGATATCGCTCGGCTGGTGCCGCAGCGTCATATCACCCGCAACCGTGCCATCGGCCTGCCCGACGAGATGCGCTATTTCAACAGCGGCGTGCTGCTGATCGACCTCGACGCCTGGCGGCGGGAGCGCCTTACCGAGCGCACGCTGGATTTCATCGCGTCGCGGCCGAGCCTGCCGATGATGGACCAGGACGCGCTCAACGGCGCGCTGCGCGGGGCGTGGCTGGCGCTGGATGAGAGCTGGAACCTGCACCAGCGGCTGGAAAAGGGCGTCTACAAGGCCGATCCCGCCATCTGGGAAGATGCGAAGATCATCCACTTCATCGGCCAGGTGAAGCCCAATTACACCGACTGCAACCACCCCCGGCGCGACCTGTTCATGGCGTATCGGGCCCACACACCCTTTGCCAACGCGCCGCTGAAGACGAAGCTCGGCCGCAAGGTGGAAAAGCGCGCGCGCAAGCTGCGGCGGTTCTTCGGCAAACTCAAGCGCCGCCTTTTCGGAGCCTAG
- a CDS encoding Lrp/AsnC family transcriptional regulator → MVRRIDAIDWNILRELQGDGRITNVELSQRVGISAPPCLRRVRALEEEGIIKGYRALLDEKKLGFDLMAFAMVHLISQAEADLSAFAAQVERWPLVRSCWMLSGETDFILLCVAPDLRTFQNFVLELTGAPNVRNVKTALTLTQSKDAAVVPMEGDVP, encoded by the coding sequence TTGGTTCGCCGCATCGACGCGATCGACTGGAACATCCTTCGCGAGCTTCAGGGCGATGGCCGCATCACCAATGTGGAGCTTTCCCAGCGGGTCGGTATTTCCGCCCCGCCCTGCCTGCGGCGCGTGCGCGCGCTGGAGGAGGAGGGCATCATCAAGGGCTACCGCGCGCTGCTCGACGAGAAGAAGCTCGGCTTCGACCTGATGGCGTTCGCCATGGTGCATCTGATCAGCCAGGCCGAGGCCGACCTTTCCGCCTTCGCCGCGCAGGTCGAGCGCTGGCCGCTGGTGCGCTCCTGCTGGATGCTTTCGGGCGAGACCGATTTCATCCTGCTCTGCGTCGCGCCGGACCTTCGCACCTTCCAGAATTTCGTGCTGGAACTCACCGGCGCGCCGAATGTGCGCAATGTGAAGACCGCGCTCACGCTCACGCAGTCAAAGGACGCTGCGGTGGTGCCGATGGAAGGGGACGTTCCTTGA
- the trxB gene encoding thioredoxin-disulfide reductase, whose protein sequence is MSALSARPATHVKVLIIGSGPAGYTAAVYAARAMLEPVLIQGIQPGGQLTITTDVENYPGFADPIQGPWLMEQMQAQAEKMGTRIVNDLVTRLDLSSRPFRAETDSGAVWIAETVILATGAQARWLDLDSEQAYRGHGVSACATCDGFFYRGKEVMVIGGGNTAVEEALFLTNFASKVTVVHRRDSFRAEKILQERLFAHPKVEVVWNAALHEVKGEHEPPRVTGVVLKDTVSGALSERPADGVFIAIGHAPATDLVQGQLTLKPSGYVWTAPHSTQTSVEGVFAAGDVADDIFRQAVTAAGMGCMAALEAERFLAAREPLAHAAE, encoded by the coding sequence ATGTCGGCCCTTTCCGCCCGCCCGGCCACCCACGTCAAGGTCCTGATCATCGGATCGGGCCCGGCAGGCTATACCGCTGCCGTCTACGCGGCCCGCGCCATGCTCGAACCGGTGCTGATCCAGGGCATCCAGCCCGGTGGCCAACTCACCATCACCACCGATGTCGAGAACTATCCCGGCTTCGCCGACCCGATCCAGGGGCCGTGGCTGATGGAGCAGATGCAGGCGCAGGCCGAGAAGATGGGCACGCGCATCGTCAATGATCTGGTGACGCGGCTTGACCTGTCCTCCCGTCCGTTCCGTGCCGAGACCGATTCCGGCGCGGTGTGGATCGCCGAGACCGTCATCCTCGCCACCGGCGCCCAGGCGCGCTGGCTCGACCTCGATTCCGAGCAGGCCTATCGCGGCCACGGCGTTTCCGCCTGCGCCACCTGCGACGGCTTTTTCTATCGCGGCAAGGAAGTGATGGTGATCGGCGGCGGCAATACCGCAGTCGAGGAAGCGCTGTTCCTGACCAATTTCGCCTCCAAGGTCACGGTGGTGCACCGGCGCGACAGCTTCCGCGCCGAGAAGATCCTGCAGGAGCGGCTCTTCGCCCATCCCAAGGTGGAAGTGGTGTGGAACGCCGCGCTGCATGAGGTGAAGGGCGAGCACGAGCCGCCCCGCGTCACCGGCGTGGTGCTCAAGGACACGGTCAGCGGCGCGCTGTCCGAGCGGCCGGCCGATGGTGTGTTCATCGCCATCGGCCATGCCCCGGCAACTGATCTCGTGCAGGGCCAGCTCACCCTGAAGCCGAGCGGCTATGTCTGGACCGCGCCGCATTCCACCCAGACCTCGGTGGAAGGCGTGTTCGCCGCCGGCGATGTCGCCGACGATATCTTCCGCCAGGCGGTGACCGCCGCCGGCATGGGCTGCATGGCGGCGCTGGAAGCCGAGCGCTTCCTCGCCGCCCGCGAGCCGCTCGCTCACGCCGCCGAATGA
- a CDS encoding LysR family transcriptional regulator: MDWDKLKVFHVAAEAGSFTHAGEALGLSQSAVSRQVSALEQELNIPLFHRHARGLILTEQGDLLYRTAHEVFMKLEAARAKLTDSREKPNGELRVTTTMGLGTHWLTARIGEFLELYPDIRITLILTDDELDLAMREADVAIRLRQPVQPDLIQRKLFTVHFHAFASAEYLKRNGHPRTLDELDKDKHRIILLGGPIPSYFQGLNWLERAGLEDDQESRVPSLSVNNVLGLKRAVERGVGIGIVPDYLLEDSATLVQLFPERTTPTLEAYFVYPQEMRSVARIQVFRDFLVAKAQRWSF, translated from the coding sequence ATGGACTGGGACAAGCTGAAAGTGTTCCACGTCGCGGCGGAAGCCGGCTCCTTCACCCATGCAGGTGAAGCGCTCGGCCTGTCACAGTCGGCGGTGAGCCGGCAGGTCTCGGCGCTGGAGCAGGAACTCAACATCCCGCTGTTCCACCGCCATGCGCGCGGGCTGATCCTGACCGAGCAGGGCGACCTGCTGTACCGCACCGCGCATGAAGTGTTCATGAAGCTGGAAGCGGCGCGGGCCAAGCTCACGGATTCGCGCGAGAAGCCGAATGGCGAGCTGCGCGTCACCACCACAATGGGCCTCGGCACCCATTGGCTGACGGCGCGGATCGGCGAGTTCCTCGAACTCTATCCCGATATCCGCATCACCCTCATCCTCACCGATGACGAGCTCGACCTCGCCATGCGCGAGGCGGATGTCGCCATCCGCCTGCGCCAGCCGGTGCAGCCGGACCTGATCCAGCGCAAGCTGTTCACCGTGCATTTCCATGCCTTCGCCTCGGCGGAATATCTCAAGCGCAACGGGCATCCGCGCACGCTGGATGAACTCGACAAGGACAAGCACCGCATCATCCTGCTCGGCGGGCCCATTCCCTCCTATTTCCAGGGCCTGAACTGGCTGGAGCGGGCGGGGCTGGAGGACGACCAGGAAAGCCGCGTGCCCTCGCTCTCCGTCAACAACGTGCTCGGCCTCAAGCGCGCCGTCGAGCGCGGCGTCGGCATCGGCATCGTGCCGGACTATCTGCTGGAGGATTCCGCCACGCTGGTGCAGCTCTTCCCCGAGCGCACCACGCCGACGCTGGAAGCCTATTTCGTCTACCCGCAGGAAATGCGTTCCGTGGCCCGCATCCAGGTGTTCCGCGACTTCCTCGTCGCCAAGGCGCAGCGCTGGAGCTTCTGA
- a CDS encoding DUF2380 domain-containing protein, translated as MTARFRLTPCRLLLLMGAAAGLSTPARAEPAPLAIADIGFTDSSGEPADQRAAHERRRLALTADLRGDLGRAGWVRSLPLICDGPCRLDAQGVEELRRRARGEGASFLLVGSVHKMSTLVLSMRVAVLDAATGKLVLERLLSFRGDNDEGWRHAGDYVAREVAQALPLP; from the coding sequence ATGACCGCCCGTTTTCGCCTCACACCGTGCCGGCTGCTCCTGCTCATGGGTGCGGCAGCGGGCCTTTCCACCCCCGCCCGCGCCGAGCCGGCGCCTTTGGCGATCGCCGATATCGGCTTTACCGATTCCTCCGGCGAGCCGGCCGACCAGCGTGCCGCGCATGAGCGGCGGCGTCTGGCGCTGACCGCGGATCTGCGCGGCGATCTCGGCCGCGCCGGCTGGGTCCGCAGCCTGCCGCTCATCTGCGACGGACCGTGCCGGCTCGATGCCCAGGGCGTCGAGGAACTGCGCCGGCGGGCGCGGGGGGAGGGCGCCAGCTTCCTGCTGGTGGGCAGCGTGCACAAGATGAGCACGCTGGTGCTGTCAATGCGGGTGGCGGTGCTCGATGCCGCGACGGGCAAGCTGGTGCTGGAGCGGCTGCTCAGCTTTCGCGGCGACAATGACGAGGGCTGGCGCCATGCCGGCGACTATGTCGCCCGCGAGGTGGCGCAGGCCCTGCCGCTGCCCTGA
- the msrP gene encoding protein-methionine-sulfoxide reductase catalytic subunit MsrP, whose translation MHIRRRRSWELPESAVTPEATYLSRRHLLGAGVGLLGVAGLSAALAPFADAAPAPGDPANDPTRDLYPAKKNPAFTAGDRPITPEEISGNYNNFYEFGSERSAYQIADVAARMPRRPWTVKIDGMVEQPREVGIDDLIRAMALEERIYRHRCVEAWSMTVPWTGFPVKDLVAYAKPLSGAKYVRFETFMNPEVALGQRRFIYPWPYIDGLTMAEANNDLAFLVTGIYGKPAPNQYGAPLRLALPWKYGFKSVKSIVRISFVAERPVGLWEQVQGREYGFWANVNPQVPHPRWSQASERDIGTGERRPTLLYNGYAEQVAGLYKGMSGEKLFM comes from the coding sequence ATGCACATACGCCGTCGCCGGTCCTGGGAACTGCCGGAGAGCGCCGTTACCCCTGAAGCCACCTATCTCTCCCGCCGCCATCTGCTCGGCGCCGGGGTGGGGCTTCTGGGCGTCGCCGGTCTGTCCGCCGCGCTGGCGCCATTCGCCGACGCCGCCCCGGCCCCGGGCGATCCCGCCAACGACCCTACGCGCGACCTTTACCCCGCGAAGAAGAACCCGGCCTTCACCGCTGGCGACCGGCCGATCACGCCGGAGGAGATTTCCGGCAATTACAATAATTTCTACGAGTTCGGCTCGGAGCGCTCGGCCTACCAGATCGCCGATGTGGCGGCGCGCATGCCGCGCCGGCCGTGGACGGTGAAGATCGACGGGATGGTGGAGCAGCCGCGCGAGGTCGGCATTGACGATCTCATCCGCGCCATGGCGCTGGAAGAGCGCATCTACCGCCACCGCTGCGTCGAGGCGTGGTCGATGACCGTGCCGTGGACGGGCTTCCCGGTGAAGGACCTCGTGGCCTATGCCAAGCCGCTCTCCGGCGCCAAATATGTGCGCTTCGAGACCTTCATGAACCCGGAAGTGGCGCTCGGGCAGCGGCGCTTCATCTATCCCTGGCCCTATATCGACGGGCTGACCATGGCCGAGGCCAATAATGACCTCGCCTTCCTTGTCACCGGCATCTACGGCAAGCCGGCACCGAACCAGTATGGCGCCCCGCTGCGGCTCGCTTTGCCGTGGAAGTACGGCTTCAAATCGGTGAAGTCGATCGTGCGCATCTCCTTCGTGGCGGAGCGGCCAGTCGGGCTGTGGGAGCAGGTGCAGGGCCGGGAATATGGCTTCTGGGCCAATGTGAACCCGCAAGTGCCGCATCCGCGCTGGAGCCAGGCCTCCGAGCGCGACATCGGCACCGGCGAGCGGCGGCCGACGCTGCTCTACAACGGCTATGCCGAGCAGGTCGCGGGTCTCTACAAGGGAATGTCGGGCGAGAAGCTGTTCATGTGA
- a CDS encoding DUF992 domain-containing protein encodes MFRTVLSRGLLATALVAGAATLVAAPASAQTKRVEVGSLACAGSKSVSFIIGSKRTLDCTFTTARGKKFAYEGSIRRWGVDLGITGRNILLWTVLAPSKGVRSSDLDGTYVGVSGSVALGVGVAGNVLVGGSNKTIALQPLSVEGQTGVNVALGVGDLHLVSK; translated from the coding sequence ATGTTCCGTACTGTTCTCTCGCGCGGGCTGCTCGCCACCGCGCTTGTCGCCGGTGCCGCCACCCTCGTCGCCGCGCCGGCTTCGGCGCAGACCAAGCGGGTCGAGGTCGGCTCGCTCGCCTGCGCCGGCTCCAAGTCGGTGAGCTTCATCATCGGCTCCAAGCGCACGCTCGACTGCACCTTCACCACCGCGCGCGGCAAGAAATTCGCCTATGAGGGCTCGATCCGCCGCTGGGGCGTCGATCTCGGCATCACCGGCCGCAACATCCTGCTGTGGACCGTCCTCGCCCCGTCCAAGGGCGTGCGCTCGTCCGATCTCGACGGCACCTATGTCGGCGTCTCCGGCAGCGTGGCGCTCGGCGTCGGCGTGGCCGGCAACGTGCTGGTCGGCGGTTCCAACAAGACCATCGCCCTGCAGCCGCTCAGCGTCGAAGGCCAGACCGGCGTGAACGTCGCGCTCGGCGTGGGCGATCTGCACCTCGTCTCCAAGTGA
- a CDS encoding pyridoxal phosphate-dependent aminotransferase, whose translation MSLISAALKRINPSQTIAISNKARELKAAGRDVIALAAGEPDFETPDNIKEAAIKAIRDGQTRYTAVDGIPELKAAIVAKFKRENGLTYKPSQVTVGTGGKQVLFNALVATVDAGDEVIIPAPYWVSYPDIVQFCGGTPVPVETKLEDNFKLKPEALEAAITPKTKWLIFNSPSNPTGSAYSREEMKALTDVLVKHPHVWILTDDMYEHLVYDDFEFVTPAQVEPALYDRTLTMNGVSKAYCMTGWRIGYAAGPEALIKAIGTLQSQSTSNPNSIAQWAAVEALNGPQDFIAANNKVFKERRDLVVSMLNQAAGLTCPKPEGAFYVYPSCAGLIGKSTPAGKVIDTDEAFASELLEAEGVAVVHGSAFGLGPAFRISYATSTKDLEEACLRIQRFCGSLR comes from the coding sequence ATGAGCCTGATATCCGCCGCCCTGAAGCGCATCAATCCCTCCCAGACCATCGCCATTTCCAACAAGGCGCGGGAGCTGAAAGCGGCCGGACGTGACGTGATCGCGCTCGCGGCCGGCGAGCCCGATTTCGAGACGCCCGACAACATCAAGGAAGCCGCGATCAAGGCGATCCGCGACGGCCAGACCCGCTACACCGCGGTGGACGGCATTCCCGAGCTGAAGGCGGCCATTGTCGCCAAGTTCAAGCGCGAGAACGGCCTCACCTACAAGCCGAGCCAGGTCACCGTCGGCACCGGCGGCAAGCAGGTGCTGTTCAACGCGCTGGTCGCCACCGTCGACGCGGGTGACGAGGTGATCATCCCGGCGCCGTACTGGGTCAGCTACCCCGACATCGTCCAGTTCTGCGGCGGCACGCCGGTGCCGGTCGAGACCAAGCTCGAAGACAATTTCAAGCTGAAGCCCGAGGCGCTGGAAGCGGCGATCACGCCGAAGACCAAGTGGCTGATCTTCAACTCGCCGTCCAACCCGACCGGCTCGGCCTATTCGCGCGAGGAGATGAAGGCGCTCACCGATGTGCTGGTGAAGCATCCGCATGTCTGGATTCTGACCGACGACATGTATGAGCACCTCGTCTATGACGATTTCGAATTCGTCACCCCGGCGCAGGTGGAGCCCGCGCTCTACGACCGCACGCTGACCATGAACGGCGTCTCCAAGGCCTATTGCATGACCGGCTGGCGCATCGGCTACGCCGCCGGGCCGGAGGCGCTGATCAAGGCCATCGGCACGCTGCAGTCGCAGTCGACCTCGAACCCGAACTCCATCGCCCAGTGGGCGGCGGTCGAGGCGCTGAACGGGCCGCAGGACTTCATCGCCGCCAACAACAAGGTGTTCAAGGAACGCCGCGACCTCGTGGTGTCCATGCTCAACCAGGCGGCGGGCCTCACCTGCCCGAAGCCGGAAGGCGCGTTCTACGTCTACCCCTCCTGCGCCGGGCTGATCGGCAAGTCGACGCCGGCGGGTAAGGTCATCGACACCGACGAGGCCTTCGCCTCTGAACTGCTGGAGGCCGAGGGCGTGGCGGTGGTGCATGGCTCGGCCTTCGGCCTCGGCCCGGCCTTCCGCATCTCCTACGCCACCTCGACCAAGGATCTGGAAGAGGCGTGCCTGCGCATCCAGCGCTTCTGCGGCTCGCTCCGCTGA
- a CDS encoding glutathione S-transferase family protein: MLKLHAMQSSGNSYKVRLLLARLGLPFELVDVDLLRGENRTPDFLMKNPEGRVPLLELPGGRYLPESNAILFYLADGTGLLPNDPLGRAEALRWMFFEQHSVDSSIGHARFWLKLVRGGRDLRTHDIDRWMEEGYAALGVMERHLARRPFFIDGTLSVADIALYAHTHLAHEGDFDLGTFPQVRNWLKRVESQPGHVAMDWRPAPLLQNVNSA, encoded by the coding sequence ATGCTCAAGCTCCATGCCATGCAAAGCTCCGGCAATTCCTACAAGGTGCGGCTGCTGCTGGCCCGGCTCGGCCTGCCCTTCGAACTGGTGGATGTCGATCTGCTGCGCGGCGAGAACCGCACGCCGGATTTCCTGATGAAGAACCCGGAAGGGCGGGTGCCGCTGCTGGAACTGCCGGGCGGGCGCTATCTGCCGGAATCGAACGCCATCCTGTTCTATCTCGCCGACGGCACGGGACTGCTGCCCAACGACCCGCTCGGCCGGGCGGAGGCGCTGCGCTGGATGTTTTTCGAACAGCACAGCGTCGATTCCTCCATCGGCCATGCCCGCTTCTGGCTGAAGCTGGTGCGCGGCGGGCGTGACCTGCGCACCCACGACATCGACCGCTGGATGGAGGAAGGCTACGCCGCGCTCGGCGTGATGGAGCGCCACCTCGCGCGCCGGCCCTTCTTCATCGACGGCACGCTGAGCGTCGCCGATATCGCCCTTTACGCCCATACCCACCTCGCCCATGAGGGCGATTTCGACCTCGGCACGTTTCCCCAGGTGCGCAATTGGCTGAAGCGGGTGGAATCGCAGCCCGGCCATGTGGCGATGGACTGGCGCCCGGCGCCTTTGTTGCAGAACGTTAACAGCGCTTAA